ACATCCAATCAATGCATCTTGCatccaagttttatttttttatttctgcatATGGTAGATACGTAAACATTTGTCAATAACACGATAAATCAGTTATTTTTGACATTACAAGTTGCTCTATTTACCACAGCAGCTACCCTGATAGGTGATTTTCCATCCCTATGTGTGCACCGTGGCTCAAACCACCTTGCCAACAGTTTATCCACGCTCAGCATATGCTCCATTTTCCTGTCTGTTCCTTTTGCCAAATCAAAcactctgctgtttttttttttttttgtgtcgaaTGCACCTATAAATACAGCGCTCCGTGACCTGGCTGAAACTGGCGCTGCCTCATGTCGCTTTGTGAAGTCACTTAAGAGGTGATTGTTATTGTCTAACCTACCTCGCTAATCAGTATTCACattaatgcagtggttttcaagcttggggtcgggaccccacaaggggtctcctggaattcaaatggggtcacctgaaatttctagtaattgataaaaataatttaaaaaaaacttactaataaaaaatatatggtgagtttacagagacaatcacaatccataaaagacatgacaaactgaagctgaaactgcagcactgtggttctgtttatctgtcaaatgttcattgtggtcagtttcagatgctgcagctctttcataattcatagtttgagttcttgtttgttcagtattaattgtcagccttggaaatccaagctggactgactgtacatatcctgactaaggaaaataaaattctcactttgtgcagtaatctacacctggattttctgcctccgtccataataatatacattatatagactaaataccatctaaaattaacatgtatttgcaacatagtatagcaaactattacatgatctaaaacacattatttttagcaaaaaaaaaaaaatgtctggggtctccagaaatttgtgatgggtcaagtcacgcgcctattgactttgaataaaattagaattgagataatgatttcaaactttttgtagttcaatagtattacatcttaagtttctaaatccattacatttttttgctaaaaaaggattttcaaggaaATTACGAAACTTTTTATATGAACAAAATTCAGTCCCTCGggaagttctctaagaatgaataataacagaatttatcgttgctataatttgaaatctcaatcatatatttattttttcgatatagttttatgacctttaacacacccttttatcattataaaaataattttgtctgaaaaattggtgtgaattgcttttttaagcattttaatatcagatggtgttggttatgtagggagtttcacttttctcaaaaaacatgttttttttttttttaattactaattaatcaaatgagttaaccaatggaaatttctgaaagaaagcatttaaccctctgcttaagcatggcttcattggaatttaagattattttgtcactaatctaaaaaaaagatttttttttttttcctacataaccaaaaataggtctcaacatgaaatagctagcatgtgaaggattttttttttctttcactttctatagatttaacttttcagatcaataattatgatattttattgtcttcatatggatttggtatacatgaatattacattatgtggaaaatatttcctcttaattgagatcaaagggCAGTTATGACAGGATACTGATGAGACTCAACTTGAGCGGTCTGTCAGCTGGTATGAATGGGGTCGCAGATAAGTTCCTCAAAACTGGAACAGTCTCAGAGCTTCTCTCAGCTTTAGCCACCAGCATCCCTTACTTCAAGACCCACAGCTTCATCAAGAACAAGCAAACAGCCTACTTCAAGGAGAAGCAGTCCATCCATTGAAACTGTATACCTGTTttttctttccctacataaccgacattcctaattccctacataaccattccattcttcaaaactcttgccaaaagtcatagttatattaaaaaaaaaaaaaaaaaaaaaaaaatgcatccatggtttatcaaaatagacactttaaagaacatctcagcaaattttcgtagttaggagacacttgcaactgcactttttagagaaaaaaaaaaaggaaaatttagatgttaatttttgttccctacataaccatgcagtttttcacatttttatggcaaaatatggcactatatcttttgtttctttttatgagcttcatgAACTaattaatacctttaaaatgatgtattattcatgtctgtagcttaaatactttttgaattacagtataaaatgtagtcgggcactccctacataactgCGTGACTTGATCCATAAGTTGCCTGTCAGAgctcaaaatgtccaaaaaaaccctTGAGATTTTATGCTTAACTTGATGTTCAATGTGTTAAGTCGACTGTAGGCTGTTAGAAATGCATGTTGGTCAAACTTCAACATTTTTAATACATATTTTGTGAGCAGACAAAATACAAGCAGACCACAAAATATAAAACTAATTCGTCCACTGTCcgttttggctaaagttagcattTAATGACCACATGTTGGACCTTAAGTTGCCAAGAGGACTGTATAATGTCCAACAAATATATTTAGAATTTCTGAAAAGTTGTATATTAAACAATATTTtgtggtgacagggtggacatcTAAGTACAAACACAAAACCATGAAAATTGTCAAATTTAAATATAAATACTATCGCAGACTACGTTTCCACCCCCAATGAAGACACTCAAAACGGTGATGTCAACAGTGACGTCACTGACCAGGTTATTAAAGGGGcaactacactcaaaaaaataattaagccaaaaatgttgactttatatatttcaattacatgtaaattttccatgtaattttatgacataagtttaatgtaaagggttgcatttaatacaatgttttctctatcatattgagtcaatatgaataaattaaatacctttagtccgatttgctttagttaatgcaaatttttacataaactgtgtttgactgtgacgctcactgtgatctagttaataaagtttactttatttgtttagattcactttatactaagcatattcacattatgtttgactttttcggataaataaactttaaatgtcatatatttcagttacattttactttaaaatattacttcatgtttattggagccaagaataatttttttgagtgtaccccgaagtgacagggtggacagcaaTTTCAAGGACACAAGTAGAATGTTAAAtattataatgaaaataaaatagaaattatcAAACTGACTTGTTGAGTATAGTcatacacagtaaaatcgccagtgtttatataacacttaacgagttaattttaacactacctcagtgaacatatggtccctatctacaaagtgtaaaatttacactgaacatagagttctCTCAGGACATTTTGAACTTTTTCCAATTGAGCAaaaggttgaatttttaggaatatttcaaataaatcatgcATTCAGGACGCTCACGGCTGAcacgttaggggttaaagggttacataTATCATCATGTAACTTTAAAACGACTCAAGAGCTAAACTGTGCAATTCACTAACGTGTCGgaacataaaaaacaacacatttctcaTTTTGCAAAATGCAGGTCGACACAGGTTATTACTCTGTATTGGCTGTTAAAGGTGCATAAATTCGACCACCCACTCAAAGTGCCTGAGTGAAGTATTCAGGTAAAATATGGACGCTCCGTAAAGCTGCTACCTCGCCCTGAGCACACAAACTATATCCAATCAATATATATTTGAAAACCCCTGCTGCCAATCTTTATGTTTATGACCCAGAAATATCACTCCCTTAATTACGTGCAAACCTGAAGCTAAGGGCGCTTTcctgcatgcaaacacacacatacagcttaCAGGTTGTAGCCTTCTATAATAAGTTTAATATCAGAGCTTTCACTCTTGGGTAATCAATCTGTAATTCATCATTATTTATCCAGCACGCAAAAGGCCCCAAAGGACTCTGGGACTCAgatttaaacatatatatatatatacacacacacatacgcacaaatacacaactcaACTCACATGGGAAAAGGCGAGCACATGCACATGTATGCGCATGCACACACTCCCAGACACCCTAGAGCTGTCTTTGCCCACTTGGAGGTATTAAGGGATCATGGTGGAGAGGTAATTACAAGCAcacagagggagagggagagtgGAGGACAAACACAGGACACTACACACTAGTGTGTGAGGCCTGCAGACAAGACGGATAGAGCCAATAAGAGGAGTCAAGATCTCTTTAGTCCAGTGCGGGTCACGATCATGACCGCAGCAAAGTCCTTTATGCTAGGTGTTACACTTCCATGTTACATTTTAATCGCTCCAGATTCCCTAAACAGCGCTTTCCTGTCATGAAAACTGAGGTGATGAAATCCCTATTATAGTCATTTAAGATTTACACATTTCCACTATCACGGTTCAGTCACATCATTAGCTTCATTACCAGTGCTGCTAATGAActgtattttgctctgttttctctctctctctctctccccatcaTCCTAAGCTTCCTCTAAAGATGAacacaaatccaactttagctaGTTTACGCCTAACCCAAGCTGTGGTTTGGTAAAGACTTGAGCCTTGGTCTCCTGGTTTAATGATGGTCAGTAGATCTGAAGTGGCTAAAAAACaggaacaaaattttaaaaaaaaagatatttcgtTGGATAAAATTTTGCCCAAATGTCACTGTTAACTACtatgtaaatatgaaaaaaagaaagaaaaaaaaaaagaatcaataacaagctgAATTTGGGAGGTGCTGGAGtagaggtaagatcttaagccCAAGCCCGAGTCCGACCCGACCCGAATTTCAGGCCGGGTCgggcctaaaatgtcaatcattacgttcgggtcgggtcgggccgggcttctctctcgctgactttttttttttcattgttcttctttgtctctctgcctctctctctctcttaaagtgccccgctagattcttaaggacgtactgctgctgtggtttatggcccaattttcaacccgtcaaaatgacggatggcCTTAAATTTTTCtcaactcttaaaaaaatccgtcaatgatggaaaattttcggttaatgtaacctctgcagacagaaatataaaagatgtaaatgtttatacagtcttgtttaacttagattttgttacaaaagacaggctttaatttgttatcataaatcacccctcctcctcccgagtcctcacaaataaaatatgaaatttcgggtttgcttcgggctcgggcctgcaaatcaagttaattggtcgggctcgggctgggtcgggctttaatacccgcgGGCCTGGGTGGGGTCGGActggattttttaggcccgatcttacctctaTGCTGGAGGTGGAGATGTTggaactaattaaatgaaagtccatatatgacttctatgaGTTGCTCAGTAGGAACTGTATTAATATCTTTaacaatttccatgttataagccatggaaatatggcccattataagtgaaggcacatttttatttcaaaaatctaaatttctcaaaactgtgctTAAACTTTGTAGACAGTGTCCCAAGGAACTGATTCGATTGGTAGTTTTGAAGAAGAAGATTGctaaaatctagacattggtgaccttgtgtttgacccttcaaggtcactcaaggtcaaaggtcatggccccaaatgaaagtccatatatgacttcttatcagtgctcaatagttacTACATTGATATCTCTAAGCATTTAGATGGTATAAACCATCAAGCTATGGCCCATTATAACTGAAGGCAAAttttttaatacttcaaaaatgtctaaaaaaataaattgcaaAAGGCCAAATTTCTTGTAACTGTGAACACAtttttgtagatattgtcccaaggaagcaacaAGTAAAATGTAAAGTGAAGTTTCAtctgagatgtttgaagaaattgctaatggagatgatgacgaagatgatgatgaggacgACAGTGACAAAGAAGACAAAGACGGTGACAAAGACGGTGAAAAAGACAGCGACAACGACAAAAACAGCAACGATGACGGCAACGAAGATGGCAATGAAGACGGCGACGGAGGCAACGACATAGACGACAACATAGACGACGACGCctaagacgacaacaaagacaacgatgaCAACAAAGATGGTGACGAAGACGGCAATGAAGACAGTGATGAAGACGACGCCAAAAACAGCAACGAAGACGGCAACGAAGACGGCGACGAAGACGGCGACGAAGACGGCGACGAAGACGGCGACGAAGACGGCGACGAAGACGGCGACGAAGACGGCGACGAAGACTGCGACGAAGACGGCAAAGAAGACGGCGACAGCGACGAAGACGGCGACGAAGACGGCGACGAAGACGGCGACGAAGGCGGCGACGAAGGCGGCGACGAAGGCGGCAACGAAGACGGCGACGATGACAGCGACAATGATGACGACAATGATGAAAGCGACGACGACAGCGACAACAACAGTGACGATGACAGCGTCGGCGACAGCGACGACAATGACAGCAACGACAATGACAGTGAAGGCAACGACGACAATGGTGACGAAGATGGTGACGAAGACAGCGACGAAGACAGCGACGAAGACGGCGACGACAACGACAGCAACGACGACAACGACAGCGACGACGACAACGACGGCGACGACGACAGCGACGGCGACAGTGACGACAACAGCAACGACAATGACAGCAACGACAATGACAGTGAAGGCAACGACGATGACAGCGATGGCCACAGCGATGACGACAACGACGGCGATGGTGACGAAGATGGCGACAAAGATGATGACATAGACAACGACGAAGAaaacgacaaagatgaagacgactTTAAAGATGACGACGAAGACGGTGACCAAGACAGCGACAAAGACGAAACGATGACAAAGATGAGACAGTGAAGACGACGAAGATGATGACGAGGATGAGGAGGACcatgacaaagacaatgaagatgacgacgaagacaatgaagatgacagaggtgatgatgacgacaatgatggcaacaaagacaacgacgaggaagacaatgaagatggaaaaaatgatgatgaagacgacaaaaaagacaacaatgacaacaaagatgGTGACGAAGACGGCAATAAAGACAGTGACAAAGACGAT
The sequence above is a segment of the Sphaeramia orbicularis chromosome 2, fSphaOr1.1, whole genome shotgun sequence genome. Coding sequences within it:
- the LOC115436540 gene encoding putative protein TPRXL; translated protein: MATPESDFSLSLSTESSSSLSFSSSLSMSSSLSPSSSPSPSLSSSLWPSLSSSLPSLSLSLLSLSLLLSSLSPSLSSSPSLSSSLSLSSLLSLSSPSSSLSSSLSSSPSSSPLSSLPSLSLSLLSLSSLSPTLSSSLLLSLSSSLSSLSSSLSLSSSPSSLPPSSPPSSPPSSPSSSPSSSPSSSLSPSSLPSSSQSSSPSSSPSSSPSSSPSSSPSSSPSSSPSSLPSSLLFLASSSSLSSLPSSSPSLLSSLSLLSS